One Prevotella melaninogenica DNA window includes the following coding sequences:
- a CDS encoding plasmid mobilization protein, whose amino-acid sequence MNRYKGKAARWQPKDKEELRMNKTEFIKVRCTLEEKQRIKSRAENTGRRFSDYCREILLNGEIIAVPKMTDNEREAIAILQHTGRFYGQVSNLIKGKDEDWLHITKNLSLCAKEAFKRFYDPHFRVDDEVYKVLNMRRDDRKM is encoded by the coding sequence ATGAATAGATACAAAGGAAAAGCTGCCCGATGGCAGCCAAAGGATAAGGAAGAACTGCGGATGAACAAGACAGAGTTCATCAAAGTAAGATGTACCTTAGAGGAAAAGCAACGTATCAAATCAAGGGCGGAAAATACAGGGCGGAGGTTCTCCGACTACTGCCGTGAGATACTCCTTAACGGCGAGATAATAGCCGTCCCCAAGATGACCGACAACGAGAGGGAAGCCATTGCCATCCTCCAACATACAGGAAGATTCTATGGGCAGGTTTCCAACCTCATCAAGGGCAAGGACGAAGATTGGCTACATATCACAAAGAACCTCTCGCTATGTGCCAAAGAGGCATTTAAGCGATTTTACGACCCCCATTTTCGTGTGGATGATGAGGTATATAAGGTCTTAAATATGAGAAGAGATGATAGGAAAATGTAA
- a CDS encoding ArsR/SmtB family transcription factor, translating into MEDKLHTTNLEQIAHFAKAMGHPTRMAILAFLAKQDSCFFGDIHEELPIAKATVSQHLKELKEAGLIQGEVEAPKVKYCINKDNWQAAKKMFADFFAQPCNNKGCRR; encoded by the coding sequence ATGGAAGATAAACTGCACACAACAAATCTGGAACAGATAGCTCATTTTGCCAAAGCAATGGGACATCCAACGAGGATGGCAATTCTTGCTTTCTTGGCAAAACAAGATAGTTGCTTCTTCGGTGATATTCACGAAGAACTACCTATTGCCAAAGCAACCGTTTCGCAGCATTTGAAGGAATTGAAAGAAGCCGGCTTAATCCAGGGTGAAGTGGAAGCGCCCAAAGTCAAATATTGTATCAACAAGGATAATTGGCAAGCTGCGAAGAAGATGTTTGCAGATTTCTTTGCGCAACCCTGCAATAATAAGGGCTGTCGTAGGTGA
- the arsB gene encoding ACR3 family arsenite efflux transporter: protein MEKKQGIGFFEKYLTVWVALCIIIGIAVGQWLPAIPQTLSKFEYANVSIPVAILIWLMIYPMMLKVDFQSVKNVGKRPKGIIVTGVTNWLIKPFTMFGIAYLFFYVIFKAFIPARLAEEYLAGAVLLGAAPCTAMVFVWSYLTKGDAAYTLVQVAVNDLIILVAFAPIVAFLLGVGGVSIPWDTLLLSVGLFVVIPLAAGVITRIMIVRRKGVEYFNNVFIEKFNNYMVGGLLLTLIILFSFQGETILNNPLHILLIAVPLVLQTVLIFFVAYGWAKWWKLPHDVAAPAGMIGASNFFELAVAVAISLFGLQSGAALATVVGVLVEVPVMLMLVRIANNTRHNFTETYHS, encoded by the coding sequence ATGGAAAAGAAACAAGGAATTGGATTTTTTGAAAAATACCTGACTGTCTGGGTTGCCTTGTGCATCATTATTGGAATTGCCGTGGGACAATGGCTTCCGGCAATTCCGCAAACATTAAGCAAATTTGAATATGCCAACGTGTCTATACCCGTGGCAATCCTGATTTGGTTAATGATTTATCCGATGATGCTAAAAGTAGATTTTCAAAGTGTTAAGAATGTCGGCAAGCGTCCGAAAGGAATAATAGTCACTGGCGTTACAAATTGGCTGATAAAGCCATTTACCATGTTTGGAATTGCTTATTTGTTCTTCTATGTGATTTTCAAAGCCTTTATACCTGCCAGATTAGCCGAAGAATATTTAGCCGGGGCGGTATTATTGGGCGCTGCACCTTGTACAGCTATGGTGTTCGTGTGGAGTTACCTTACTAAAGGGGATGCCGCTTATACACTGGTACAAGTGGCAGTGAACGATTTAATCATATTGGTAGCGTTTGCCCCTATCGTTGCTTTCTTGTTGGGAGTTGGCGGCGTATCTATCCCATGGGACACTCTGTTGCTATCCGTAGGGCTGTTTGTTGTGATACCACTTGCTGCCGGGGTCATTACCCGAATAATGATTGTCCGCCGCAAAGGTGTGGAGTATTTCAACAATGTATTTATTGAGAAATTTAATAATTACATGGTAGGTGGATTGCTATTAACGCTTATTATCCTGTTTTCATTTCAAGGAGAAACGATACTAAACAATCCCCTGCATATCTTATTGATTGCAGTTCCGCTTGTGTTGCAAACGGTTCTGATATTCTTCGTTGCTTACGGTTGGGCGAAATGGTGGAAATTACCCCATGATGTTGCCGCACCTGCCGGAATGATTGGGGCAAGTAATTTCTTTGAATTGGCGGTTGCTGTAGCTATTTCTCTTTTTGGTTTACAATCTGGGGCTGCATTGGCTACGGTGGTAGGCGTGTTGGTCGAAGTTCCGGTGATGTTGATGTTAGTAAGGATTGCCAATAACACACGACATAATTTCACAGAGACATATCATTCTTAG
- a CDS encoding toprim domain-containing protein, translating into MKEEDLSLIKRYPIVEYLERRGIKPVRRTAAYTLYCSPLREETHPSFKVDTEKNLWIDYAEGRGGSIIDLCMRMEGCTLSEAIHRLGQNASDNGTSSFLNDFVPNNSQPVMAVNGARRLIEISDTLPPHFQEYLTKVRCINLEKAMPFLKCISYEIRGRRYQAIGFANLSGGYELRDDKTFKGTIAPKDITPIFTDRAESVCIFEGFMDFLSFLSMKEEITNHCLVMNSVSNVARTIRYLNDRHLTHIRAFLDNDEAGRRTVQDFIKAGFHVEDMNIHYKDFKDLNEYHVSRVRERQERKAQEQTHISITGQNKKSKQVKLKMK; encoded by the coding sequence ATGAAAGAAGAAGATTTATCACTTATCAAGCGATACCCCATCGTGGAGTATCTCGAAAGGAGGGGTATCAAGCCTGTACGTAGGACTGCTGCCTATACCCTGTATTGTTCACCGCTCAGGGAGGAAACACATCCGAGTTTTAAGGTGGACACTGAGAAGAACCTTTGGATAGACTATGCCGAAGGCAGGGGCGGAAGCATAATCGACCTCTGTATGCGTATGGAGGGATGCACGCTATCGGAAGCTATCCATCGTTTGGGACAGAACGCTTCCGATAATGGCACATCTAGTTTTCTTAATGACTTCGTGCCAAATAATTCCCAACCTGTGATGGCTGTAAATGGAGCAAGGAGACTGATTGAAATATCAGACACTCTGCCACCACATTTTCAGGAGTACCTTACAAAGGTGCGTTGCATCAACTTGGAAAAGGCTATGCCATTCCTCAAATGTATCAGCTATGAGATAAGGGGCAGGCGCTATCAAGCCATTGGCTTTGCCAATCTCTCTGGCGGCTATGAGCTTCGGGACGACAAGACGTTCAAGGGAACGATAGCCCCGAAGGACATTACTCCGATATTCACGGATAGAGCGGAGTCTGTATGTATCTTTGAAGGCTTCATGGACTTCCTCTCCTTCCTTTCAATGAAAGAAGAGATTACCAACCACTGCCTTGTGATGAACTCCGTGAGCAACGTGGCAAGGACTATCCGTTATTTGAATGACCGACACCTCACCCATATCCGTGCCTTCCTTGACAATGACGAAGCAGGACGGAGGACTGTTCAAGATTTCATAAAGGCAGGCTTCCATGTTGAGGACATGAACATACATTACAAAGACTTCAAGGATCTCAATGAATATCATGTCAGCCGTGTCCGTGAGCGGCAGGAACGGAAAGCGCAGGAACAGACACACATATCAATTACAGGACAAAACAAGAAATCAAAACAAGTTAAACTTAAAATGAAATAG
- a CDS encoding thioredoxin family protein: protein MEIKVLGPGCAKCKSTYNVIEKVLKENDIDAKLTKVDDIMEMMNYNIMTSPAVVIDEVVKLKGKVPTESEVKELLGI from the coding sequence ATGGAAATAAAAGTTTTAGGGCCGGGTTGTGCCAAATGTAAATCAACCTACAATGTAATTGAAAAGGTACTTAAAGAGAACGACATCGATGCAAAACTCACCAAGGTGGACGACATCATGGAAATGATGAATTACAATATCATGACATCGCCAGCCGTTGTCATTGACGAAGTGGTAAAATTGAAGGGGAAGGTACCGACAGAAAGTGAAGTAAAGGAACTTCTGGGCATCTGA
- a CDS encoding nitrophenyl compound nitroreductase subunit ArsF family protein, with product MKKCLFLIVACFTFIFCNMNAKDGTDAQALKKTTVKDYVEVLYFHGKQRCATCMAIESNTKATMKKNFADQIKKGKVTFKVIDISKKENEKIAEKYEVTWSSLFIVRHKNGKETYKNMTEFAFANARKSPDVFRAGVVKSVNEMLR from the coding sequence ATGAAAAAGTGTTTATTTTTAATCGTGGCATGTTTCACCTTTATCTTTTGCAACATGAATGCAAAGGACGGAACAGATGCCCAGGCTCTAAAAAAGACGACGGTAAAGGATTATGTAGAAGTGTTGTATTTTCATGGGAAACAGCGCTGTGCCACATGTATGGCTATCGAAAGCAACACAAAAGCTACAATGAAAAAGAACTTCGCTGACCAGATAAAAAAAGGCAAGGTGACTTTTAAGGTAATAGACATCAGCAAAAAGGAAAATGAGAAGATAGCAGAAAAGTATGAGGTAACATGGTCTTCACTATTTATCGTTAGACATAAGAATGGAAAGGAAACATACAAGAATATGACTGAATTTGCTTTTGCTAATGCACGCAAATCACCAGATGTATTTAGGGCTGGTGTCGTAAAATCCGTAAATGAAATGCTGAGATAA
- a CDS encoding relaxase/mobilization nuclease domain-containing protein, whose protein sequence is MIGKCKAIAHGSTALDYIFRDGKLGYRLAFHNLCSREPKTIYEEMKVVSDYNSRCRNKFLRIEIGIAPQDEKKLPVSELMRIAHLFAKRMGLDNHQWVAVTHKDTDNRHIHIIANRISLYGEVYDTTFVSNRAARVAEEISREKGLTIAKEVKAERKYQKEKVSQTREQAKKVVQQICYSLLDKYKGTGVTGHSMFLYELNKNGIIIERMKNKQGNVYGLKFSYAGQSFKASEIGREFGYRSLQKSFEPTNREESRKLHQTVQKSREKNELPDTGYELVPKSRSSISRDNNTPQVQNSIGAVADTIVSAADEVVEGLGDLITPTAQDNDYAETAWQRKLRNQANRKKRGRRM, encoded by the coding sequence ATGATAGGAAAATGTAAGGCGATAGCGCACGGCAGTACGGCTCTGGACTATATTTTCAGAGATGGCAAGCTCGGCTATCGGCTTGCCTTTCACAATCTTTGCAGCAGGGAGCCAAAGACAATCTATGAGGAAATGAAAGTGGTCAGCGACTACAACAGCCGTTGCAGGAACAAGTTTCTCCGTATCGAAATCGGCATCGCACCGCAGGACGAGAAAAAACTGCCCGTGTCCGAACTGATGCGGATTGCCCATTTGTTTGCCAAGCGAATGGGACTTGACAACCATCAATGGGTGGCGGTAACGCACAAGGACACCGACAACAGACACATTCACATCATCGCCAACCGCATCAGCCTATATGGAGAAGTCTATGATACCACTTTTGTGAGCAACAGGGCTGCAAGGGTGGCAGAGGAAATCAGCAGGGAGAAAGGCTTGACCATCGCAAAGGAGGTCAAGGCGGAAAGGAAATACCAAAAGGAAAAAGTCAGCCAGACGCGAGAGCAAGCAAAGAAAGTGGTGCAACAAATCTGTTATTCCCTGCTTGACAAATACAAAGGAACAGGCGTTACAGGGCATTCTATGTTCCTTTATGAATTGAACAAAAACGGCATTATTATAGAGCGTATGAAGAACAAGCAAGGTAATGTCTATGGTTTAAAGTTCTCATACGCAGGGCAATCCTTCAAGGCTTCCGAAATCGGCAGGGAATTCGGCTACCGTTCCTTGCAGAAAAGCTTTGAACCAACCAACAGGGAAGAATCAAGGAAATTACATCAAACAGTACAAAAATCAAGAGAAAAGAACGAACTGCCTGATACAGGTTATGAGCTTGTACCAAAGAGCCGTTCCTCAATCTCACGAGACAATAATACGCCACAAGTGCAGAACTCCATTGGTGCAGTGGCAGACACCATCGTTAGCGCAGCCGATGAAGTTGTGGAAGGGTTAGGCGATTTGATTACACCAACCGCACAGGACAATGACTATGCAGAAACAGCGTGGCAGCGCAAACTCAGAAACCAAGCCAACAGAAAGAAGCGAGGGAGGAGAATGTAA
- a CDS encoding DUF3408 domain-containing protein: MMSDKDLSWFLGVEDETENESTSQEATAVPERESPTNKQDTENTMHSEPARNAENVTVQKRISAKMRKKTLEAYKRAYLVPTKLNNRKAVYLSRETQERADFIVRRLGDRGSNLSSFVENIVRQHLDEYGEDIEKWRRL, translated from the coding sequence ATGATGAGCGACAAAGACCTTTCGTGGTTCTTGGGTGTGGAAGATGAAACAGAGAACGAATCTACTTCACAAGAAGCGACTGCGGTTCCTGAAAGAGAAAGCCCAACAAACAAGCAGGATACAGAGAATACCATGCACTCCGAGCCTGCACGAAATGCTGAGAACGTAACCGTTCAGAAACGTATCAGTGCCAAGATGAGAAAGAAAACACTCGAAGCCTACAAGCGAGCCTATCTTGTGCCGACCAAGTTAAACAATCGTAAGGCAGTCTATCTGAGTAGGGAGACACAGGAACGTGCCGACTTTATTGTGCGTAGATTAGGCGACAGGGGCAGCAACCTTTCAAGCTTTGTGGAGAACATCGTTCGTCAGCATCTGGATGAATATGGAGAGGACATAGAGAAATGGAGAAGGTTATAA
- a CDS encoding helix-turn-helix domain-containing protein — MGYFIITDSNWTRLRNEILSLAETCHKAFGEQSKHTDWLHNGDVCKLLNISKRTLQHYRDTGVLPFSQIGHKCYYRREDVELLLQTKSEKSKTDKFMNNK; from the coding sequence ATGGGATATTTTATCATTACGGATTCAAATTGGACAAGGCTCAGGAATGAGATTCTCAGCCTTGCCGAGACCTGCCACAAGGCATTCGGGGAACAGAGCAAGCATACCGATTGGCTGCACAATGGTGATGTATGCAAGTTGCTCAACATCAGCAAGCGCACATTGCAGCATTACCGGGATACAGGTGTACTTCCATTCTCTCAAATCGGGCATAAGTGCTATTACAGGCGTGAGGATGTGGAGCTATTGCTCCAAACTAAATCGGAGAAATCAAAAACGGACAAATTCATGAATAACAAATAA
- a CDS encoding arsenate reductase ArsC has translation MKVLILCTGNSCRSQMAHGFLQSFDKNIEVYSGGTVPAKQVNAKAVEVMKEARINIASHVPTHVNTYLDKEWHYVITVCGGANESCPMFTGKVRNRLHIGFDDPSEATGSPEFINSEFHRVRDEIKACFYDFYLNELKPQLK, from the coding sequence ATGAAAGTATTGATTCTTTGTACAGGAAACAGCTGCCGTAGCCAAATGGCTCATGGCTTTCTACAGTCATTCGACAAAAATATAGAAGTGTATTCTGGTGGAACGGTACCAGCGAAACAAGTAAACGCCAAGGCGGTGGAAGTAATGAAAGAAGCCAGAATAAACATTGCCTCACATGTCCCAACACATGTTAATACCTATCTTGACAAGGAATGGCATTACGTAATAACCGTTTGCGGTGGTGCAAACGAAAGTTGTCCTATGTTTACAGGTAAAGTAAGAAACAGGCTGCATATAGGGTTTGACGATCCCTCGGAAGCAACCGGAAGTCCCGAGTTTATCAACAGTGAGTTCCATCGGGTACGGGATGAAATTAAAGCCTGTTTCTATGACTTCTACCTGAACGAATTAAAACCACAATTAAAATAA
- a CDS encoding permease produces MIQEFADRLVYGLFGLSADTPIGIAVNFFFYDTIKILILLFFISVLMGIINAYFPIERLRKYLVTHNMYGLQYLLASIFGAVTPFCSCSSIPLFIGFVKGGIPLGVTFAFLITSPLVNEVAVAMFLGSFGLKVTLIYVISGILLGVIGGIVLGRMRLAPYLSDWVKQMQANSSAQAGEWEKDHTTFTKRLPTIIRDAWKIVSGVLIYILIGIGIGAFMHGFVPEGFFEQYMSKDNWYAVPLSVILAVPMYANAAGIVPVIEVFVAKGIPIGTAIAFMMAVVGLSLPEATLLKKVMTWRLIGIFFGTVTFFIILSGYLFNYIL; encoded by the coding sequence ATGATACAAGAATTTGCAGACAGGCTTGTTTACGGACTGTTCGGACTAAGTGCCGACACACCGATAGGAATTGCCGTAAACTTTTTCTTTTATGATACGATAAAAATACTTATCCTTTTGTTCTTCATCAGCGTATTGATGGGAATTATCAACGCCTACTTCCCAATTGAACGTTTGAGAAAATATCTGGTTACACACAATATGTACGGATTGCAGTACTTGCTGGCTTCCATATTCGGAGCGGTCACTCCTTTCTGTTCATGTTCTTCCATTCCTCTGTTTATCGGATTTGTAAAGGGCGGCATTCCTTTGGGCGTAACATTCGCATTTCTTATCACATCACCGTTGGTAAACGAGGTGGCTGTTGCTATGTTCCTTGGCTCCTTCGGATTGAAGGTGACTCTTATCTACGTCATCAGCGGCATTCTGTTAGGAGTAATAGGCGGTATAGTACTCGGTCGCATGCGCCTTGCTCCTTATCTGAGTGACTGGGTAAAGCAGATGCAGGCAAATTCATCCGCTCAGGCAGGGGAATGGGAAAAAGACCATACCACCTTTACCAAGAGGCTTCCCACTATTATCCGTGATGCATGGAAAATTGTCAGTGGTGTACTTATATATATTCTGATAGGTATAGGTATCGGTGCTTTCATGCATGGCTTTGTTCCTGAAGGATTCTTTGAGCAATACATGTCAAAAGACAACTGGTATGCAGTTCCTTTGTCTGTTATACTTGCCGTACCGATGTATGCTAATGCCGCAGGTATCGTCCCAGTAATCGAGGTATTTGTAGCGAAAGGCATTCCCATCGGAACGGCGATAGCCTTCATGATGGCTGTCGTTGGTCTTTCCTTGCCAGAGGCAACACTGCTCAAGAAAGTAATGACATGGAGACTTATCGGCATATTCTTCGGCACTGTGACGTTTTTCATCATCTTGTCCGGCTATCTGTTTAATTATATTCTATAA
- a CDS encoding VapE domain-containing protein has protein sequence MKKNADKSKSEGGNNMPKRKKTSSKNGEIEIYLSSRYEFRYNTVLGRTEYRSKNDAHFSKVGRYEINTLRREIDNDIGIITSSENLYSIIESSFSPRINPIQEYFKGLPLADIGCDEGNSSISSLSLKAIPELASCVVVRNHEKWLLYLTKWIVAVVANAMDDRECRNHTCLVLTGEQGKFKTTFLDLFCPPALHSYSYTGKIYPQEKDTLTYIGQNLIVNIDDQLKALNKRDENELKNLITCPMVKYRMPYDKYVEEHPHLASFVASVNGNDFLTDPTGSRRFLPFEVLSIDIERAKAISMNNVYAEAKALLKSGFRYWFDDDEIAELYRESEDFQVQTAEMELLLRCFEKPTEDESYSLMTTTEILTYLGIYTHQPLVAKRMGEALKKAGYIKVSKRRNGSSPIYVYKIRKILPCPLLQTCSSQM, from the coding sequence ATGAAGAAGAATGCAGATAAAAGCAAATCGGAGGGAGGAAACAATATGCCCAAGCGAAAAAAGACTTCCTCAAAAAACGGTGAGATAGAAATCTATCTGTCCTCTCGCTATGAGTTCAGATACAACACTGTATTGGGAAGAACCGAATACCGAAGCAAGAACGATGCTCATTTCTCAAAAGTGGGTCGCTATGAAATCAACACGCTCCGAAGGGAGATAGACAACGACATCGGGATAATAACCTCATCAGAAAATCTATACTCTATCATCGAGAGCAGCTTCTCTCCACGCATCAACCCCATACAGGAGTATTTCAAGGGATTGCCATTGGCGGATATAGGCTGTGATGAAGGTAATAGTAGTATCTCCTCTCTTTCACTGAAAGCCATTCCCGAACTGGCAAGTTGCGTTGTGGTGCGCAATCACGAAAAATGGCTACTATATCTTACAAAATGGATCGTGGCAGTGGTTGCCAACGCAATGGACGACCGTGAGTGCCGTAACCACACCTGCCTCGTGCTGACGGGCGAGCAGGGCAAGTTCAAAACTACATTCTTGGATTTGTTCTGTCCGCCAGCCCTGCACAGTTACAGCTATACGGGTAAGATATATCCACAGGAGAAGGACACGCTCACCTATATAGGACAGAACCTCATAGTAAACATCGACGATCAACTCAAAGCTCTAAATAAACGTGATGAGAATGAGCTGAAGAACCTCATTACCTGCCCGATGGTCAAATACCGTATGCCCTACGACAAGTATGTGGAGGAACATCCCCACTTGGCAAGCTTTGTGGCATCAGTGAACGGCAATGACTTTCTTACAGACCCTACAGGAAGCAGACGGTTCCTGCCCTTTGAAGTGCTTTCCATAGATATTGAGAGAGCAAAAGCTATCTCGATGAACAATGTCTATGCGGAAGCCAAAGCCCTGTTAAAGTCAGGCTTTCGCTATTGGTTTGATGATGATGAGATTGCCGAACTATACAGAGAGAGTGAGGACTTTCAAGTACAAACTGCAGAGATGGAGCTTTTGTTGCGTTGTTTTGAAAAGCCAACGGAGGATGAAAGTTATTCGTTAATGACCACTACGGAGATACTCACTTATTTGGGTATTTATACCCACCAGCCACTTGTTGCCAAGCGGATGGGCGAAGCCTTGAAGAAAGCAGGATACATAAAGGTGAGCAAACGAAGAAACGGTAGTAGCCCCATCTATGTCTACAAGATTAGGAAAATCTTGCCCTGCCCGCTCCTTCAAACTTGTAGTAGCCAAATGTAG
- a CDS encoding helix-turn-helix domain-containing protein has protein sequence MEQVRDLNMEADDMQVVLSALKGVSKRIKEVAKTHKPLFGGEHFLTSKEVCERLYISPRTLQDYRDRGIIPYTQFAGKILYKASDLEKMLKDNYREQKQVP, from the coding sequence ATGGAACAAGTAAGAGATTTGAACATGGAGGCAGACGATATGCAGGTGGTGCTGTCCGCACTAAAAGGGGTAAGTAAGCGGATTAAGGAAGTGGCAAAGACACACAAACCGCTCTTTGGCGGTGAGCACTTTCTCACGAGTAAAGAGGTGTGCGAAAGGCTGTACATCAGCCCTCGCACCTTGCAGGACTATCGGGATAGGGGAATTATCCCCTACACCCAGTTCGCAGGAAAAATCCTCTATAAGGCCTCAGATTTGGAAAAGATGCTAAAAGATAATTATAGGGAACAGAAACAAGTGCCTTAG
- a CDS encoding site-specific integrase translates to MRSTFKILFYINRQKTKADGNTAILCRITIDGKSTAITTGEECKVSEWNSKQGLTTNRKTNQRINEFRELIEKTYRDILTRDGVVSVELIKNSLQGIATNPTTLLAMSKAELQAVKESVGKSRTEGTYLNLYYSDKNLRDFIENKGVQDISIVTITESLFEEYRFFLKKRGLKASTVNTNLCWLSRLMFRAVSSRIIRCNPFENAKYEKEEKKIRFLQKSDVMKLMAMTMNDRESELARLMFVFSCFTGMAIADMENLEYRHIQTAADGRKYIRKERQKTKVEFVVPLHPIAEAIIRHCLEEQKGNEEQQTVKEKGKKHIFPRECSRSVIDGRLSIVGKACGIRQGLSYHVARHTFGTMSLSAGIPIESIAKMMGHASISSTQIYAQVTDNKISEDMDRLIAKQSAKEKEIAEREACESLEVSIYKMEETA, encoded by the coding sequence ATGAGAAGTACATTCAAGATACTGTTCTATATCAACAGACAGAAAACTAAGGCAGACGGCAATACCGCCATTCTCTGCCGTATCACCATAGACGGAAAGAGCACCGCCATTACCACAGGAGAAGAGTGTAAAGTCTCCGAGTGGAACTCCAAACAGGGTTTGACAACCAATAGGAAGACCAACCAAAGAATCAATGAGTTCAGGGAATTGATAGAAAAAACCTATCGGGACATACTGACGAGGGACGGAGTGGTAAGTGTGGAACTTATCAAGAACAGTTTGCAAGGCATTGCCACTAACCCCACCACGCTCCTTGCAATGAGCAAGGCAGAACTGCAAGCCGTCAAGGAAAGCGTTGGAAAGTCAAGGACAGAGGGGACTTATCTGAACCTTTACTATTCTGATAAAAATCTCCGAGATTTTATCGAAAACAAAGGAGTACAAGACATATCTATCGTCACCATTACGGAGAGTTTGTTCGAGGAATACCGTTTCTTCCTAAAAAAGCGTGGGCTGAAAGCATCGACTGTCAATACCAATCTCTGTTGGCTGAGCCGACTGATGTTTCGTGCTGTGAGCAGCAGGATTATCCGCTGCAATCCTTTTGAGAATGCCAAGTATGAGAAGGAGGAAAAGAAGATACGCTTCCTGCAAAAGAGTGATGTAATGAAACTTATGGCAATGACGATGAACGACAGAGAATCGGAATTGGCACGGCTGATGTTCGTCTTCTCCTGCTTCACAGGTATGGCTATCGCTGATATGGAAAATTTGGAATACAGGCATATCCAAACGGCAGCGGATGGGCGGAAGTATATCCGCAAGGAGCGTCAGAAGACAAAGGTTGAGTTTGTCGTACCATTGCACCCGATAGCAGAGGCTATTATCCGCCATTGTCTGGAAGAGCAGAAAGGGAATGAAGAACAGCAGACGGTGAAAGAAAAAGGTAAAAAACATATCTTTCCCCGTGAGTGCAGCCGGAGCGTGATAGACGGCAGACTGAGTATTGTTGGCAAGGCTTGCGGTATCAGACAGGGATTGTCGTATCATGTTGCAAGGCATACCTTCGGTACGATGAGCCTAAGTGCAGGAATACCTATTGAGAGTATAGCCAAGATGATGGGGCACGCTTCCATATCAAGCACGCAGATTTATGCGCAGGTAACGGACAACAAGATTTCGGAGGATATGGACAGGCTTATAGCCAAACAATCGGCAAAGGAGAAAGAAATAGCGGAGAGAGAGGCTTGTGAATCTTTGGAGGTATCAATCTATAAAATGGAGGAAACGGCATGA
- a CDS encoding aromatic aminobenezylarsenical efflux permease ArsG family transporter — MDWLQTLLDNSSTPILTAFLLGLLTALSPCPLATNIAAIGFIGRDIENRKRIFRNGLLYTLGRILSYTLLGVILITILKEGSSMFGIQKTIGTWGELILGPLLLVIGLFMLWGDKLNLPKFGFTGNPEGLARKGGWGALMIGVLFALAFCPTSGVFYFGMLIPMSATTSAGYLLPMIFAVATAIPVLAVAWVLAFSIQQMGNFYGKIQKVQKWANLIVGVVFIIIGIYYCWIMYL, encoded by the coding sequence ATGGATTGGTTACAGACATTGCTGGATAACAGTTCCACGCCTATACTGACAGCATTTCTGCTCGGACTACTGACAGCACTTTCACCTTGTCCGTTAGCAACGAACATAGCAGCTATAGGGTTTATCGGAAGAGATATTGAAAACAGGAAGCGAATATTCCGAAATGGCCTGCTTTATACGCTGGGGCGAATTCTTTCATACACCCTACTTGGTGTAATACTGATTACTATTCTGAAAGAAGGTTCCAGTATGTTCGGCATACAAAAGACAATAGGAACGTGGGGGGAGCTTATACTTGGACCTCTTCTACTCGTAATAGGCCTGTTCATGCTTTGGGGAGATAAACTCAACCTCCCCAAGTTTGGATTCACTGGAAATCCGGAAGGTCTTGCCAGGAAAGGCGGCTGGGGTGCTCTGATGATAGGGGTTCTGTTCGCCCTGGCTTTCTGTCCCACCAGTGGCGTGTTCTACTTCGGCATGCTGATACCGATGTCTGCCACGACCTCGGCAGGCTATCTTCTACCCATGATATTTGCTGTCGCTACGGCTATACCGGTGCTTGCTGTTGCATGGGTTCTCGCCTTCAGCATACAACAAATGGGAAATTTTTACGGAAAGATACAGAAAGTGCAAAAATGGGCGAACCTTATTGTAGGCGTGGTATTCATCATCATCGGCATATATTATTGCTGGATAATGTATTTGTAA